A region of the Thermodesulfobacteriota bacterium genome:
CAGTAAAGAGCAAATAACCTTTGTTCAGGGTGGTTCTCGATGCCAATCAGTTCGTGAGCGCTATACTCCATCCGGATGGACTTCCCGCCAAGGCACTCAACGCATGGCGTGAGGGTCTTTTTGAACTGGTAATATCGCCATCCATCATAAGTGAGATTAGGCGTGTGCTTAACTATCCGAAACTCTACAAAATCCATAAAAAGAACCCCAAAGAAATTGACCTCTTCTTAGAAGATTTTGAAATACTCGCTTTTCTTGTACCAGGGAAACTTCCCCTATCTGTCGTGGCGAATGATCCTTCAGATGATAAATACCTTATCGCGGCACTGGAGGGAGGCGCAAGTTTTCTTGTAACTGGTGACTCTGACCTTCTTCACATTCGGGATTATAAAGGTATAAAGATAATTACACCTAGGAAATTCTTAGAAGAACTAAAAGCACAAGAAAAAAGATAGCGGGATTCAAACAAGCCTCTCTCCGCTGGATTTATCAAAGAAGTGGAGCTTTTCTAAAGGGATTTTGAAGAAGACTCTTGTTCCGGGGTTCATCTTTTCTTCGGCAAGCAATATGCCCTTCATTGTTTTCTCCTTCCACAGAAAATCTACCCAAGTGTCACTACCGGTCGGCTCTAAAAGGAGCACTTTTCCCTCAAGTGTTGTCTCATCACCCTTAGCACTAACAGCCACATCGGATGGCCTTATCCCGACGATAATCTGTCTATTCTCGAACTGCTCAAGGACAGGTTTAAAAATGGTTATGTCTTTTAACAGCGAGCCGTCGATCATATTCATCGGCGGACTCCCGATAAACCAGGCGACGAACAGGTTTGCCGGTTTTGCGTATACCTCCATAGGGTGGCCGCATTGTTGAATCTTTCCCTGGTAGAGCACGGCGATCCGGTCTGAGAGTACCATCGCCTCTTCCTGGTCGTGGGTAACATATACGGTTGTTATCTGTAGTTCTTGATGGAGCCTCTTTAACTCCGCCCTTGTCTCTATCCTCAGCCTTGCATCCAGATTAGACAGGGGCTCGTCCATCAAAAATACTCGGGGCTTTCTGATGAGAGCACGGCCCAGAGCCACCCGTTGTCTTTGTCCGCCGGATAGCTCTCGTGGCTTTCTTCTTAAAAGGGGTTTCAAATCCAGGATTGCGGCCACGCGATTGATCTCTTCGTCTATTTTTTCCTTGGGCAATTTTTTCACACGCAAAGGGAAAGAGATGTTTTCATATACGGTCATGTGGGGATAGAGGGCGTAGCTCTGGAAAACCATGGCCACGTCCCGCTCGCCCGGGGACAGGTTGTTGATGGGGACCCCGTCAAAATGTATGATACCGCTGCTTACCTCCTCAAGCCCGGCAATCATGTTCATTATGGTTGACTTCCCACAACCGCTCGGCCCGACGAAGGTAAAGAATTCCCTATCCTCGATGGTTAAGTCGAGGTTCTTCACCACCAGTACATCCTTGAATCTTTTCTCGACTCCTTGAAACCTTATCTCTGCCAAGGTTCTATCCTTTGATTGCCCCTGCAGTTAATCCTTCGATAATCCTCCTCTGGAATGCAAAGGCCAGTATGATGATAGGCATGGTCACCACGATGGAGGCTGCCGCAATCTCGCCCCAGGGTATTTCATGAAGCCCCGGAAAAAGCGCGATCCCGACCGGTATTGTCCTCGAATCGATAGTCGAGGTGAAGGTCAGGGCAAAGAGAAACTCATTCCAGGAAAAAATGAACACCAATATAGCGGTGGCAAAAAGCCCCGGTGTGGATAAAGGCAAAATGATCTTGTAAAAAGATTGAAAGGGTGTACAGCCATCCACCCTCGATGCCAGGTAGATTTCATGGGGAATGTCTCTGAAAAAGCTGGTCAGCACCCAGATGGTCAGGGGAAGGGAAAAGGTTGTGTAGGTGATGATCAGCGCAAATAGCGTATCCCTCAGTTTCAAGGCTCCAATGATGATGTATAGAGGGCTTACCGTGGCAATAGGGGGAAACATGGAGGCGGATAGAACAAAAGCTAGAATGAGCCCTTTCCCTTTTACATTCAGCTTTGCCAGGGCAAATGCCGCCAGCGAGCCGACGACAACCGAGAGGATAGTGGTAGAGGTTGCCACTATAAAGCTATTTGCCATGATTCTGAGAAATGGATGACCCGTAAAAATGGAGATGTAATTCACACTGGTCGGGTCATGCGGAAGGATAGGCGGTAATCTGGTTAGTTCTACTTCCGGCTTTAGAGATGTAATCAACTGCCAGAAAGACGGACCGAGGCAATAAAGGACAACAATAATCACAAGAACATAAAAGCCCAACCGTCTCATTCCGTCCCCCTTTTTAAAAGTTTTACATAAAAGGTGGTAGTTA
Encoded here:
- a CDS encoding putative toxin-antitoxin system toxin component, PIN family, encoding MVLDANQFVSAILHPDGLPAKALNAWREGLFELVISPSIISEIRRVLNYPKLYKIHKKNPKEIDLFLEDFEILAFLVPGKLPLSVVANDPSDDKYLIAALEGGASFLVTGDSDLLHIRDYKGIKIITPRKFLEELKAQEKR
- a CDS encoding ABC transporter ATP-binding protein, whose amino-acid sequence is MAEIRFQGVEKRFKDVLVVKNLDLTIEDREFFTFVGPSGCGKSTIMNMIAGLEEVSSGIIHFDGVPINNLSPGERDVAMVFQSYALYPHMTVYENISFPLRVKKLPKEKIDEEINRVAAILDLKPLLRRKPRELSGGQRQRVALGRALIRKPRVFLMDEPLSNLDARLRIETRAELKRLHQELQITTVYVTHDQEEAMVLSDRIAVLYQGKIQQCGHPMEVYAKPANLFVAWFIGSPPMNMIDGSLLKDITIFKPVLEQFENRQIIVGIRPSDVAVSAKGDETTLEGKVLLLEPTGSDTWVDFLWKEKTMKGILLAEEKMNPGTRVFFKIPLEKLHFFDKSSGERLV
- a CDS encoding carbohydrate ABC transporter permease, whose product is MRRLGFYVLVIIVVLYCLGPSFWQLITSLKPEVELTRLPPILPHDPTSVNYISIFTGHPFLRIMANSFIVATSTTILSVVVGSLAAFALAKLNVKGKGLILAFVLSASMFPPIATVSPLYIIIGALKLRDTLFALIITYTTFSLPLTIWVLTSFFRDIPHEIYLASRVDGCTPFQSFYKIILPLSTPGLFATAILVFIFSWNEFLFALTFTSTIDSRTIPVGIALFPGLHEIPWGEIAAASIVVTMPIIILAFAFQRRIIEGLTAGAIKG